The Cannabis sativa cultivar Pink pepper isolate KNU-18-1 chromosome 8, ASM2916894v1, whole genome shotgun sequence genomic interval TATTCTCATTAGCCACCACCGTGACTCCTCCTTTTTTGGGCACACATTGAACAGGACTAACCCATGAGCTATCCGAAATTGGGTACACACTAACATAATCTAGCCACTTGATCACTTCTTTTCGCACCACTTCTTTCATGACGGGATTCAATCTTCACTGATGCTCAACATAATTACTACAACCAGCTTCTAAGAGTATCTTCTGCGTGCAAATCGTTGGACTAATGCCCCTTATGTCAGCCATAGTCCAGTCGATTGGTTTCTTATGCTTTTTTAACACCTCTAATAAGGCACCTTCATCTTCAACTTCCAAGTTTGCTGCTATAATAACTGGCAGCGTGTCATTCTCCCCCAAATAGGCATACTTCAGATGGCTTGGCAAGGGTTTCAACTCCAACTTTGGTGGTTCTTGGATGGAGGGTTTTGGAGGCTTAAAATTACTTTCCTTCAACTTGGTTGCACTGGCTCCACCCAAGCAACTTGGTTGTCTTCATCTTCACTCAAGTCTTCAAGCTCATCAAAAGAACTTATAAACTTCTCATCCTTCCAAGCTTCCTTGTGAAATCTTTCAGCCACAATAGAGTCAATCACACTTATGGGGGAGCATTCTTCTATCTCATCCGGAAACCTCATAGCATTGAACATATTAAAGGTGACTTTTTGGTCATTAACGCTCATAGTGAGCTCCCCATTTTACACATCAATCAGAGTTCTCCCGGTAGTAAGGAATGGCCGACCCAATATAATAGGCACATCTCTATCAGCTTCATAGTCTAGGATGATGAAATCACCTAGAAAAATGAACTTGTCAACCTGTACTAGAACatcttctatttttccttctggATGGGCCATGGACCTGTCAGCAAGCTGCAATGTAACAGTTGTAGGACAGGCTTCACCAATACCCAACTTCTTAAAGATCGATATAGGCATGAGGTTGATGCTTGCACCTAAATCACGTAAGGCTCTTCCAACATCCCGTCCCCCAATGGAACAAGGGATTGTAAAACTACCAGGATCCTTCAACTTCGGTGGAATCTTACTTTTTAACATGGCGTTGCATCCTTCGGTGAGAGCTACAGTTTCAAACTCCTCCAACCTCCTTTTCTTCgtcaaaatatcttttaagaacttGACATAATTCGGCATTTGCTCCAATGCTTCCACCAAGGGAATATTGATATGGAGCTGCTTCAACACATCTAAAAACTTCTTGAATTGCCCATCTTGCTGCTGTTTCTgaaatctttgaggaaatgGAAGGGGTGGTGTAGGACTAGAACATACTGGTGCGGATTGCTGACTGTCAGGTTGCTGACCCcttgctgtatcaactgggcTGGTATTAGCAATTTCCTGGGCAGTTTTGTTACTAAATTTTTCGTCGATTTGGATTGAAGTGGGCTCCCCACTACCCTTTATTTCCTCCTCAGAATTTTTCAGATGCTTGCCACTCCTTAGTTGAATGGATTTGCATTTTTCCTTCCCATCCTTCCTTGGATTTTTCGTGTCGCTAGGCAAAGAACCTTGCGGCCTAGCTTTTAATTCATTAGCCAAATGTCCAAGTTGCAACTTAAGGTTTCGAAGAGAGGCAGCTTGACTTTGtatcaccgcatcatttttggcCATATAATCCCACATTAGACTCTCCAAAGAACTCGGTTGGGAATTTTGAGCATGTTATGAATGTTGGCGGTTGTTGTGAAAAACCCGCTGGATATGCTTGTCTTCCTTG includes:
- the LOC133030392 gene encoding uncharacterized protein LOC133030392, whose protein sequence is MAKNDAVIQSQAASLRNLKLQLGHLANELKARPQGSLPSDTKNPRKDGKEKCKSIQLRSGKHLKNSEEEIKGSGEPTSIQIDEKFSNKTAQEIANTSPVDTARGQQPDSQQSAPVCSSPTPPLPFPQRFQKQQQDGQFKKFLDVLKQLHINIPLVEALEQMPNYVKFLKDILTKKRRLEEFETVALTEGCNAMLKSKIPPKLKDPGSFTIPCSIGGRDVGRALRDLGASINLMPISIFKKLGIGEACPTTVTLQLADRSMAHPEGKIEDVLVQVDKFIFLGDFIILDYEADRDVPIILGRPFLTTGRTLIDV